A window of Solanum stenotomum isolate F172 chromosome 3, ASM1918654v1, whole genome shotgun sequence contains these coding sequences:
- the LOC125860165 gene encoding transcription factor bHLH36-like produces MFSLQASDDLLIQILSNPCQQSKNNISQDPVMDFASMDTTRTHIPPNTNSQKKRISKRKLNTNNEDGIASDDHFKLRKIIHRDIERQRRQEMAALYSSLRSLLPLQYVKGKRSVSDHMHEAVNYIKEMQGNIKELEKQRDLLMIPNSIRHGTENDSTFTDCTVTVSPCLQGGVQISISVDCKGKNFPLSRILGELLKQGLNMVSCVSAKADQRSLYTIHTEACDMNNIDHLALQQKVIDMINLDL; encoded by the exons atgttttctttacaAGCAAGTGATGacttattaattcaaattctcTCAAATCCATGTCAACAAAGCAAGAATAATATTTCACAAGATCCAGTTATGGATTTTGCTTCTATGGATACAACGCGTACTCATATTCCTCCAAATACTAATTCACAGAAAAAGagaatatccaaaagaaaaCTGAATACTAATAATGAAGATGGAATTGCTTCAGATGATCATTTCAAGCTTAGGAAAATTATACATAGAGATATTGAACGTCAGAGAAGACAAGAAATGGCTGCGCTCTACTCTTCTCTTCGTTCTCTCCTTCCTCTACAATATGTCAAG GGAAAGCGTTCAGTATCGGACCATATGCATGAAGCTGtgaattatataaaagaaatgcAAGGAAACATCAAGGAATTGGAGAAACAGAGAGACTTGCTAATGATACCCAATTCAATCCGACATGGAACTGAAAATGATAGCACATTCACAGATTGTACTGTAACAGTGAGTCCCTGTCTGCAGGGTGGTGTACAGATCTCAATCAGTGTTGATTGTAAAGGGAAAAATTTTCCTCTTTCAAGAATTCTGGGTGAGCTTCTGAAACAAGGGCTTAATATGGTTAGTTGTGTTTCTGCAAAAGCGGATCAAAGGTCACTCTACACAATTCACACTGAG GCGTGTGATATGAACAACATTGATCACCTGGCACTGCAACAAAAAGTGATTGATATGATCAACCTGGACTTGTAA